The Desulfurobacterium indicum genome contains the following window.
CTGGTTGTAACAGGTATAGAGCCTTGATTTTTCCTCTATTTTCCCACATATTTACCACTGCATACTCTCCGGAGGTAAAATCATGGCTGGACATTCCAAATGGGCAAACATTAAACATAAAAAAGCTGCTCAGGACGCAAAAAGAGGGAAGATATATACAAAACTTGCAAGAGAAATAACTGTTGCTGCAAGAGAAGGTGGTGGAGATCCTGAGTTCAATCCTCGTCTCCGTGCAGCTATTGAGAAGGCTAAAAAGTTCAACATGCCCAAAGAAAACATAGAAAGAGCGATTAAAAGAGGAACCGGAGAAATAGCCGGTGAAACTTACGAAGAAGTTACCTATGAAGGCTACGGTCCAGGCGGTGTGGCAATTATTGTTAAGTGTCTCACTGACAACAGGAATAGGACAGCGTCTGAAGTTAGACACGCTTTTTCAAAGCACGGTGGAAACCTCGGGACATCAGGATGCGTAGCCTGGATGTTCGAGAGAAAGGGAGTTGTTACTATAAACGCTGAAGGTAAAGACGAAGAAGAAGTAATGATGATTGCCATAGATGCCGGTGCTGAAGATTTTGTGAACGAAGACGGCCAATTTATTATTTACACTCAGCCTCAAGATCTTGAAAATGTAAAAAAAGCACTGGAAGAGGCAGGAGTGGAGATAGAAGAAGCTAAACTCGATCTCGTTCCTCAAAACACTACCAGAGTTGAAGGCGAAACAGCTAAAAAAGTGCTTAAACTTCTCGAGGTCCTGGAAGATCTGGATGATGTTCAAGAAGTTTACTCAAACTTTGATATGCCGGATGAGGTTATGAATAATGCGTAAGCTCGTTTTCGGGCTTCTTTTACCGTTTTTGCTTTCCGTGTCGGCTAATGCAGCCGATATTAGAACTGTTGTAGAACAGGAATCGAAAGCTCTTCTTATTGATCAATTTGGCGGTTCTGTTGCTACCACTACAAAAGAGACTTCACAAACGCTCAACATTCCGTGGAATCAACCGGGAGTTCAGTTCTGGCTACAATATTATAAAAACCATATGAACAGGCTTAAACTTGTTCAGCAGGCGGCAAGGTATTCTGTTTTTCTGCCTTACGTTAAGCCTATTCTTAAAAAAGAAGGTCTTCCTGAAGTTCTTGCGTATCTTCCTATAATAGAAAGTGAAGGTGATCCGGCTGCCGTTTCCCGTGCCGGCGCGGCAGGTCTGTGGCAATTGATGCCCAGAACGGCAAGGCTTTACGGATTAAGAGTGAACTATTATATAGATGAACGTTTTGATATTGAAAAATCGACACGAGCAGCCGCAAGGTATCTTAAGAAGCTCTATCAAATATTCGGTAGATG
Protein-coding sequences here:
- a CDS encoding YebC/PmpR family DNA-binding transcriptional regulator gives rise to the protein MAGHSKWANIKHKKAAQDAKRGKIYTKLAREITVAAREGGGDPEFNPRLRAAIEKAKKFNMPKENIERAIKRGTGEIAGETYEEVTYEGYGPGGVAIIVKCLTDNRNRTASEVRHAFSKHGGNLGTSGCVAWMFERKGVVTINAEGKDEEEVMMIAIDAGAEDFVNEDGQFIIYTQPQDLENVKKALEEAGVEIEEAKLDLVPQNTTRVEGETAKKVLKLLEVLEDLDDVQEVYSNFDMPDEVMNNA